From a single Lewinella sp. LCG006 genomic region:
- a CDS encoding caspase family protein, producing MKASTIQLPFTTSHAFIVGINDYQHLSPLSTAVNDARVLAERLADQHNFTVHTPLLNATHQSLRKLLTEDIPKLVGPDDRVLFYFAGHGIALDGEEGPNGYLVAADTRPGQENTLIPMQVLHDALTGLLCRHGLLILDCCFSGAFKWSSGFRDVIFDLPKVIYEERFWRYCKDPAWQVITSSAHDQKAVDILTNQSLGLREEGKSKHSPFAASLLKALAGDADIIPAGTGDGIITATELYAYLRNTVENATTENAKRQSPAIFNLKRHDKGEFIFLHPNHRFNLPPTPDRNPFMGLASYNEEDANLFYGRDRAIEALLQKVERNALTVVSGASGTGKSSVIKAGVLPQLRNQGYIVLPIIRPGKEPMQTLANELSDPVQQLANGPTVVVIDQYEELITQCLKQEDRQTFEQQLASWLRQYPELRIILSIRSDFEPQFESEVLVTWWQEGRYIVPAFSLEEIREIITKPAAQAVLFYEPEDLVEQLSEEVSQAPGALPLLSFTLSELYHAYLKSGRQDRSLAEEDYQQLGGVIGALRTRADAEYKALNTDEQSSMRKLMLRMVSLEGGELAGKRVYTEELQFSNTKESQRLATIADQLVNARLLSKGTDPQGRPYIEPAHDALVRAWARLWEWIKTIGEEKITLQYKLSQAVNDYYSLLKTQPHKAKNLLWNSNPRLDLLRVELAEKDNGLNAREESFVRNSVQRQTRRKRISWTIAIAVIIGLASLTSYAFTQQKEAILQAERATKEARRAEKKTQEAQDSAKVAKEQREIANFNAQAARDSAQVAREQRAFAEFQLSLSEANRMGLEAKIAYDGAYYAKALQLGFLSYSRFPGPVSNNTQQVIGQSFQQLWAKPNYFPFREMVHQGVVENMFVSDSEDLLITYTSIGKIYLWELNQRDNTSPVHTLKTPAPLIDAVFSRHGQHILLILEGGTVLLWNLETFDTIKLGSSPVRKAQFISQDTIMIYRGIDYTSNSTGHVIEYWSLGGQLERRAPYEWVVFATKEPVMLTYANDLLALRGLAGAVYEEKRIKNVQSGQISAFANQYLIHLQQTPEAQSTNQQNVIWFQRFGKQRELVLPQNASLSFTPNEQQLICTTMEEVLLYKDLNSDPVVLNSTRRLGNVADFSPDGQKAVTFMDVGGAGQSLSGPVIYKLHPDDHNDLKYGDTGVGEDHCHATFLSNHEVYVNSSDSYGGYIDMVNDRGQSFRLDSRITDPIPEREIAIHKRLRQIVNSKGVIYDFEGKVIMQLDPQERSYYWNQFLKGDRLLTISKNQQHVVKIWATLTNLEKQRKKVVYRPSPYVLSSEYRNLVFEDSVIAMKPSPDGASIAYYFQDKLIIKNELRKKSTVFYRQKAISQNDTYHHYWGEAKLLNGTFSSDGLLYKVFDLNTQKWIIMSLIADDHQFYGTAQEVLFSPTKQEVSIHYNNGEVDNYTWGQEGLLKRNWLRKIPENFDKMKYSPDGTKLVFWGSSYRSDKGLWIATESGRVTYLDQHIKAFNNQHLLLVAYYPNSINEVQTIATWSGKEVGHIQPYSVGYLSTNQPYIKQGLNLPTFTSKGTILDVSDGIEYAINGTPLKETVLQISTTGAVFKWLSPELFYTEEQRNIYHYSEEWSTIFDYKENRSLLYQKKKPQGISVSSRDHNYLLIAYDEKANLLDVRKKDFIQSYSHEDKISLVSISPTARLILTADDKRKIRLWNRKGELLWELTMDHPVKALAFHPDEKSFLTLTNAGVLQHWLTPSNIFDRYFLGASGKLKYE from the coding sequence ATGAAAGCGAGCACCATCCAGCTACCCTTCACCACCAGTCATGCCTTCATTGTGGGCATCAATGACTACCAGCACCTCAGCCCGCTGAGTACGGCGGTGAATGATGCCAGGGTACTCGCTGAGCGACTCGCCGACCAGCATAACTTCACCGTGCATACGCCTTTGCTTAATGCTACCCATCAGTCGTTGCGCAAGCTACTGACAGAAGATATTCCCAAGCTGGTGGGGCCTGACGACCGCGTCCTCTTTTACTTTGCCGGCCACGGCATCGCGCTGGATGGCGAAGAAGGCCCCAATGGCTACCTCGTGGCGGCCGATACCCGCCCCGGGCAAGAGAATACCCTGATTCCTATGCAGGTGTTGCACGATGCACTCACGGGATTGCTCTGTCGGCATGGCTTGCTGATCCTGGATTGTTGTTTCTCCGGTGCCTTCAAGTGGTCCTCCGGTTTTCGGGATGTGATCTTTGATCTACCCAAAGTCATCTACGAAGAACGCTTCTGGCGCTATTGTAAAGACCCGGCCTGGCAGGTGATCACCTCCTCGGCGCACGATCAGAAGGCCGTGGATATTCTTACCAACCAGAGCCTGGGGCTGCGCGAAGAAGGTAAAAGCAAGCATTCTCCCTTTGCAGCATCGTTGCTCAAAGCACTGGCTGGCGATGCCGACATCATCCCTGCCGGCACTGGCGATGGGATCATTACCGCAACGGAGTTGTACGCTTATTTACGGAACACCGTAGAAAACGCTACCACCGAGAACGCTAAGCGGCAAAGCCCTGCTATCTTCAACTTAAAGCGGCACGACAAGGGGGAGTTTATTTTTCTCCACCCCAATCACCGTTTCAACCTACCTCCTACGCCCGATCGCAACCCTTTCATGGGTTTGGCTTCTTACAATGAGGAAGATGCCAATCTCTTTTACGGCCGCGACCGTGCCATAGAGGCACTACTGCAAAAAGTAGAACGGAACGCCTTAACAGTTGTGAGTGGAGCTTCAGGAACAGGCAAATCCTCCGTGATCAAAGCGGGCGTTTTACCGCAGTTGCGTAACCAAGGCTATATCGTCTTGCCCATTATCAGGCCCGGTAAAGAACCGATGCAAACCCTGGCCAACGAACTCTCTGATCCTGTCCAGCAATTAGCCAATGGCCCTACCGTTGTGGTCATTGATCAATACGAAGAATTGATTACCCAGTGCTTAAAGCAGGAAGATAGGCAGACCTTTGAACAACAGCTAGCCAGTTGGCTCAGGCAGTATCCTGAATTACGAATCATACTCAGTATCCGCTCCGATTTTGAGCCCCAATTCGAAAGCGAAGTACTGGTTACTTGGTGGCAAGAGGGGCGGTATATTGTTCCAGCTTTCAGCCTGGAAGAGATCCGGGAAATCATCACCAAACCTGCTGCGCAAGCGGTCCTTTTCTACGAACCGGAAGATTTGGTCGAACAGTTGAGCGAGGAAGTAAGCCAGGCACCAGGTGCTTTACCGCTGCTTTCTTTTACGCTTAGTGAATTGTACCATGCTTACCTGAAAAGTGGCCGACAGGATCGCTCTTTAGCAGAGGAAGATTATCAGCAACTCGGTGGTGTTATCGGTGCCCTACGTACCCGTGCCGATGCCGAATACAAGGCATTAAACACTGATGAGCAGAGCAGTATGCGCAAGCTGATGCTGAGGATGGTGTCGCTGGAAGGTGGTGAACTGGCCGGCAAGCGGGTGTACACTGAAGAGCTGCAATTTAGTAATACGAAAGAAAGCCAGCGACTGGCCACGATTGCTGATCAATTGGTCAATGCGCGGTTATTGTCAAAAGGCACTGACCCACAAGGCAGGCCTTACATTGAACCCGCCCATGATGCCCTCGTGCGTGCCTGGGCCCGCTTGTGGGAGTGGATAAAAACCATTGGAGAAGAAAAAATAACACTGCAATACAAACTGAGTCAGGCGGTGAATGATTACTACAGTCTATTAAAAACACAACCCCATAAAGCCAAGAACTTACTTTGGAATAGTAATCCGAGATTAGATTTATTGCGGGTAGAACTGGCAGAAAAAGACAACGGCCTGAATGCCCGAGAGGAAAGTTTTGTTCGTAATAGCGTACAGCGACAGACCAGACGCAAACGGATTAGCTGGACTATCGCTATTGCAGTAATAATAGGTTTGGCAAGCTTGACAAGCTATGCTTTTACACAACAAAAAGAAGCTATTCTTCAAGCCGAAAGAGCCACTAAAGAAGCTCGGCGAGCAGAGAAGAAAACCCAGGAAGCACAAGACAGTGCTAAAGTAGCAAAAGAGCAGCGAGAAATTGCCAATTTTAATGCACAAGCAGCAAGAGATAGTGCTCAAGTGGCCAGGGAACAACGAGCGTTTGCTGAATTTCAACTGAGCTTATCCGAAGCCAACCGAATGGGCTTAGAAGCAAAAATAGCTTATGATGGAGCCTACTATGCAAAGGCTTTACAGTTGGGATTCTTAAGTTATTCCCGGTTTCCCGGCCCTGTATCAAATAACACACAACAAGTTATCGGACAAAGTTTTCAGCAACTTTGGGCGAAACCTAATTATTTCCCTTTCCGTGAAATGGTCCACCAAGGTGTTGTTGAAAATATGTTTGTATCCGATAGTGAAGACCTGTTAATTACTTATACCTCTATTGGGAAAATATATCTTTGGGAGCTAAATCAACGAGATAATACTTCACCTGTGCATACCCTAAAAACACCTGCGCCGCTAATCGATGCAGTTTTTAGTAGGCATGGACAACATATCTTGCTAATACTAGAAGGTGGTACTGTTTTGTTATGGAATTTGGAAACTTTTGATACCATCAAATTAGGAAGTAGCCCGGTTAGAAAAGCTCAGTTTATAAGCCAAGATACTATAATGATTTATCGAGGTATTGATTACACTTCCAATAGTACAGGACACGTAATAGAATACTGGAGTTTGGGTGGACAACTCGAACGACGAGCTCCCTATGAATGGGTAGTGTTTGCAACAAAAGAACCCGTTATGCTTACTTATGCTAATGACCTTCTTGCACTTAGAGGTCTAGCGGGAGCTGTTTATGAAGAGAAGCGTATCAAAAATGTCCAGAGCGGTCAAATCAGTGCTTTTGCAAACCAATACCTGATCCATTTGCAGCAGACCCCTGAAGCGCAATCGACTAACCAACAAAATGTGATTTGGTTTCAGCGCTTTGGCAAACAAAGGGAGCTCGTACTTCCACAAAATGCATCCTTATCATTTACTCCCAATGAACAGCAATTGATTTGTACTACGATGGAAGAAGTGCTGTTATATAAAGATTTAAACAGTGATCCTGTCGTATTGAATTCTACTCGCCGACTCGGAAACGTTGCTGACTTTTCGCCGGATGGCCAAAAAGCGGTAACATTTATGGATGTAGGAGGAGCAGGTCAATCCCTTTCCGGGCCAGTAATTTATAAATTACATCCCGATGATCACAACGACCTTAAGTATGGGGATACCGGTGTAGGAGAAGACCATTGCCATGCTACGTTCCTCTCTAATCATGAGGTTTATGTAAATAGTTCAGATTCTTATGGTGGTTATATTGATATGGTCAATGATCGGGGGCAATCTTTTCGACTGGACTCCAGGATCACAGACCCCATTCCTGAAAGGGAAATTGCTATTCATAAGCGCTTGAGACAAATCGTAAATTCAAAAGGAGTAATCTATGATTTTGAAGGGAAAGTCATAATGCAGTTGGATCCGCAAGAACGCAGCTATTATTGGAACCAGTTTTTGAAAGGTGACCGTTTACTAACGATAAGTAAAAACCAGCAGCATGTTGTCAAAATTTGGGCAACTTTAACCAACCTGGAAAAACAGCGCAAAAAAGTGGTCTATCGACCAAGTCCTTATGTCCTGTCAAGTGAATATCGTAATCTGGTATTTGAAGATTCGGTAATTGCTATGAAGCCGTCACCTGACGGAGCATCCATCGCCTATTATTTTCAGGATAAACTCATTATTAAAAATGAGTTACGGAAAAAAAGCACCGTTTTTTACAGGCAAAAGGCCATTAGTCAAAATGATACTTATCATCATTATTGGGGAGAAGCTAAACTTTTAAACGGCACATTTTCTTCCGATGGATTGCTTTATAAGGTGTTTGATTTAAACACTCAGAAGTGGATAATTATGAGTCTCATAGCAGACGACCACCAGTTTTATGGCACTGCTCAGGAGGTTTTGTTTTCACCGACTAAGCAGGAGGTAAGTATTCATTACAACAATGGTGAGGTAGACAACTACACCTGGGGCCAGGAAGGTCTCTTGAAAAGAAATTGGTTGAGGAAAATACCGGAAAACTTCGATAAGATGAAATACTCGCCAGATGGAACCAAGCTAGTTTTTTGGGGAAGTAGTTACCGTTCAGACAAAGGCTTATGGATAGCAACGGAATCCGGCAGGGTGACGTATCTTGATCAACACATCAAAGCTTTCAATAATCAACATTTACTCCTCGTAGCATATTATCCTAATAGCATTAATGAAGTACAAACAATAGCAACTTGGAGCGGTAAAGAAGTTGGGCATATTCAACCCTATTCTGTTGGCTATTTATCAACGAACCAGCCCTATATCAAGCAAGGTTTGAATCTTCCTACCTTTACATCAAAAGGGACCATCCTCGACGTTTCGGATGGTATAGAATATGCAATTAATGGAACCCCATTAAAAGAAACAGTTCTTCAAATATCTACAACGGGAGCTGTTTTTAAATGGCTTTCTCCTGAATTGTTTTACACGGAAGAACAAAGAAATATTTACCATTATTCTGAGGAGTGGTCAACTATTTTTGACTATAAAGAGAATCGATCTCTTCTTTACCAAAAAAAGAAACCTCAAGGTATATCCGTAAGCAGCAGGGATCATAATTATCTTTTGATCGCCTACGACGAAAAAGCTAATTTATTAGATGTCAGAAAAAAAGACTTTATTCAATCCTATTCACACGAAGACAAAATCAGCCTTGTTTCCATCTCGCCAACTGCTAGGCTGATACTCACTGCTGATGACAAACGGAAAATCAGACTTTGGAATAGAAAAGGAGAATTATTGTGGGAATTGACAATGGACCACCCTGTAAAGGCTTTGGCTTTTCATCCTGACGAAAAGAGTTTCCTAACTTTGACGAATGCAGGTGTACTACAACATTGGCTTACCCCTTCGAATATATTTGATCGGTATTTTTTGGGCGCGTCTGGAAAGCTTAAATACGAATGA